One Bacillota bacterium DNA segment encodes these proteins:
- a CDS encoding WG repeat-containing protein, which yields MRAAAGKVIAALCAVLLLSVALPSLAPVSAAGVQPTWVLGPTREWGYGGPGSLSEGLALVEKNGKYGFIDKTGKLVIGYQFNDAYGFSDGLAAVQVKDKWGFINKTGQYVITPRFPAVSSGFSEGFAIVYDDTGDHKFIDKTGAIVLPQLYNILGSFHEGLAAISNADYQTGFVDTTGAYVISPRFDSIGRGGFADGLAPVKVSVSMFGKMFGYTDKTGTLAFPAKFATAYSFSDGLARVLDDLIGGHWGFIDKTGEYVIPAQFEEVDAFSEGLAPVRLPDGKWGFIDKTGKWVIEPQFDVASPFSEGLASVGTAGNCGFIANPLSARAPKDEADSWAKAEVDAAIAAGLVPQSLQSGYKSNITREDFCALAVNLIVVKTGKPIETILAEKSLVINRGVFTDTQNDTVLAANVLGIVGGKGYGRFDPQGSITRQEAAVMLTRTAKVLGYSPSGQEVAFSDASSIQSWAKDAVSFISAAMDVKSNRAVMGGTGNNAFSPNGTYTRQQAFTTMIRLSNAMGQ from the coding sequence ATGAGGGCTGCAGCTGGGAAAGTAATCGCCGCGCTCTGTGCCGTCTTACTCCTATCCGTGGCGTTGCCTTCACTCGCCCCCGTATCGGCCGCGGGAGTCCAGCCCACGTGGGTCCTCGGGCCGACCCGGGAATGGGGCTACGGGGGCCCGGGCAGCCTCAGCGAGGGGCTGGCCCTGGTGGAGAAGAACGGTAAGTACGGGTTCATCGACAAGACCGGCAAGCTCGTCATCGGGTATCAGTTCAACGACGCCTACGGCTTCAGCGACGGACTGGCGGCCGTGCAAGTGAAAGACAAATGGGGATTCATCAACAAGACCGGCCAGTACGTGATCACCCCGCGGTTCCCGGCGGTGTCGAGCGGCTTCAGCGAAGGCTTCGCCATCGTCTACGACGACACCGGGGACCACAAGTTCATCGACAAGACCGGGGCCATAGTCCTTCCGCAGCTCTACAACATCCTTGGGAGCTTCCACGAAGGGCTGGCGGCTATCTCTAACGCCGATTACCAGACCGGCTTCGTCGACACCACCGGGGCCTATGTCATTTCCCCGAGGTTCGATTCGATCGGACGAGGGGGGTTCGCTGACGGGCTGGCTCCGGTGAAGGTCAGCGTGAGCATGTTCGGCAAGATGTTCGGCTATACGGACAAGACGGGGACGCTGGCCTTCCCGGCCAAGTTCGCCACAGCTTACAGCTTCAGCGACGGCTTGGCCAGGGTCCTGGACGACCTCATCGGCGGACACTGGGGGTTCATCGACAAGACCGGCGAGTATGTCATCCCCGCCCAGTTCGAGGAGGTCGATGCCTTCAGCGAGGGGCTGGCCCCGGTCAGGCTGCCGGACGGTAAGTGGGGCTTCATCGACAAGACCGGGAAGTGGGTCATCGAGCCGCAGTTCGACGTGGCCTCGCCCTTCAGCGAAGGCCTGGCCTCGGTCGGCACGGCCGGCAACTGTGGCTTCATCGCCAACCCCCTCAGTGCCCGGGCCCCCAAGGACGAGGCCGATTCCTGGGCCAAGGCTGAGGTTGACGCGGCCATCGCCGCCGGCCTCGTCCCCCAGAGCCTGCAATCGGGGTACAAGAGCAACATCACCCGCGAGGACTTCTGCGCCCTGGCGGTCAACCTGATCGTGGTCAAGACGGGCAAGCCCATCGAGACCATCCTGGCCGAGAAGTCCCTGGTCATCAACAGAGGGGTCTTCACCGACACTCAGAACGACACCGTCCTGGCGGCCAACGTCCTCGGGATCGTCGGCGGCAAGGGCTACGGGCGCTTCGACCCGCAGGGCTCGATCACCCGTCAGGAGGCGGCGGTGATGCTCACCCGGACGGCCAAAGTGTTGGGCTACTCCCCATCCGGCCAGGAGGTCGCCTTCAGCGACGCCTCCAGTATCCAGTCCTGGGCCAAGGATGCCGTCTCCTTCATCTCCGCGGCAATGGACGTCAAAAGCAACCGGGCGGTCATGGGCGGCACGGGGAACAACGCCTTCTCTCCGAATGGGACCTACACCCGTCAGCAGGCCTTCACGACGATGATCCGGCTGTCCAACGCGATGGGGCAGTAG